The Xanthomonas sp. CFBP 8443 genome has a window encoding:
- a CDS encoding aldo/keto reductase produces the protein MAQRPLGRSGVRIATLGFGAAPIGNLYAEVDEAVALAAVAEAHAAGIRHFDTAPYYGYGLSESRLGRGLRGLPRASYTLSTKVGRRVYDDAGAAAGRDGFAVAGRSAAFDYSRDGVLREFEASLQRLGTDHVDVLLLHDIGRLTHGERHPAMLRQALDEALPAMAELKAGGACRAIGIGVNEEDIALELMPLFPLDCVMLAGRYTLLEQHAAQRIMTQALQQQIGILVAGPYSSGLLSDARGPGDTYNYAPVDAATLKHAQQLFAASAAQGVDVGAAALQFPLAHPAVAAVVAGMRTPAEVASAAARLRAPIPPALWRDLRNQGLLQAQVPTP, from the coding sequence ATCGCGCAGCGCCCGCTGGGCCGCAGCGGCGTGCGGATCGCCACGCTCGGCTTCGGCGCCGCACCGATCGGCAACCTGTACGCGGAAGTGGACGAGGCGGTGGCGCTGGCCGCGGTTGCCGAGGCCCATGCCGCCGGCATCCGCCATTTCGATACCGCGCCGTACTACGGCTACGGCCTGAGCGAAAGCCGGCTGGGGCGGGGCCTGCGCGGGTTGCCGCGGGCCAGCTACACGCTGTCGACCAAGGTCGGGCGCCGCGTCTACGACGATGCCGGTGCCGCGGCGGGACGCGACGGCTTCGCCGTGGCCGGACGCAGCGCCGCGTTCGACTACAGCCGCGACGGCGTGTTGCGCGAGTTCGAGGCCAGCCTGCAGCGGCTCGGCACCGACCACGTGGACGTGCTGCTGCTGCACGACATCGGCCGCCTCACCCACGGCGAGCGCCACCCGGCGATGCTGCGCCAGGCGCTGGACGAAGCGCTGCCGGCGATGGCCGAGCTGAAGGCCGGCGGCGCCTGCCGCGCGATCGGCATCGGCGTCAACGAGGAAGACATTGCGCTGGAACTGATGCCGCTGTTCCCGCTGGACTGCGTGATGCTGGCCGGCCGCTACACCCTGCTCGAACAGCACGCCGCGCAGCGGATCATGACGCAGGCGCTGCAGCAGCAGATCGGCATCCTGGTCGCCGGCCCGTACAGCTCGGGCCTGCTCAGCGACGCGCGCGGCCCCGGCGACACCTACAACTACGCGCCGGTGGACGCGGCCACGCTCAAGCACGCGCAGCAGCTGTTCGCGGCCAGCGCGGCGCAAGGCGTGGACGTGGGCGCCGCGGCGCTGCAGTTCCCGCTCGCACATCCGGCGGTCGCCGCCGTGGTCGCCGGCATGCGCACGCCGGCCGAGGTGGCCAGCGCCGCCGCGCGCCTGCGCGCGCCGATCCCGCCCGCGCTGTGGCGCGACCTGCGCAACCAGGGCCTGCTGCAGGCGCAGGTGCCGACGCCGTGA